acagctatataaggagtaacaaaggacaaaaaagctcTTGAGTCAAGCAATGCATAAATGTGTAAaaataaacttgtaacgtaccagtgaccacataaCACTACAAGAAAAAGGTTTATTTGAGACCAACTTAGAGGGACAAGTCAGTAAATTGGTCTCTAAAAGTATATTTGTTAGGACGAGATTAAATTACGATCCTTAAACAAAAATCTGGAccctaatatttttttatcttgtcCCTAATGTTAATTGGGAGCTTTGAGTTGgaaaaaaatgccaaaataaaaaatctaatttcCCTAAAACCTATACTAGCGCCTAATTACTAGTGCCTAATTACTAGCCCCTTTGTCTCTATTTTCCCACCACCATGGCCACTGCCACTGCCGCCGTCGGCGCCATGAACAAGCCCCATATTTCATCACCCGTCGACAAACCCTTTTGCTCCCCATCTCAAAGGCTTCTATCTTTATCCACTAAAACCCTCCCTAAACCCTACAACCACCACAGAACTCTCACCACATGCACCTCCAAAAACCCATTAACCGACGTCATTTATTCGGGTCAAACCGACCTGGATGGACATTCATTTGGGTCATATTTCGATGCTGACGATAAACCTCGTGAAGAGTGCGGCGTTGTGGGTATTTATGGTGACTCTGAAGCTTCTCGTGTTTTCCATTAGCACTTCATGATCTTCAACTTCGTGGTCAAAAAGGCATTGGAATTGTATGCGTTAATGATAACGTGCATAAGTCGATTACTGGTGTTGGATTGGTTTCTGATGTGTTTAGCGAGTCGAAACTTGATCAATTACCGGGTGATTTGGCTATTGGTCATGGAAGGTATTCTACTGCTGGTGCATCTATGTTGAAGAATGTTCAACCTTTCGTTGCTAGTTATAGATTTGGGTCAGTTGGTGTTGCTCATAATGGGAATTTAGTGAATTATAAACAACTTCATGGTGAATTGGAAGAGAATGGGTCGATATTTAATATGAGTTCTGATACTGAAGTGGTTCTTCACCTTATTTCTATATCGAAAGCAAGGCCTTTTCTTTTGAGGATTGTTGATGCTTGTGAAAAGATTGATGGTGCTTATTCTATGGTGTTTGCTACTGAGGATAAGTTGGTTGCTGTTAGGGATCCTTATGGTTTTAGGCCATTGGTTATGGGTAAGAGAAGTAATGGTGCTATTGTTTTCACCTCCGAGACGTATGCTTTGGATTTGA
The DNA window shown above is from Capsicum annuum cultivar UCD-10X-F1 unplaced genomic scaffold, UCD10Xv1.1 ctg81369, whole genome shotgun sequence and carries:
- the LOC124895335 gene encoding amidophosphoribosyltransferase 1, chloroplastic-like, whose protein sequence is MLKNVQPFVASYRFGSVGVAHNGNLVNYKQLHGELEENGSIFNMSSDTEVVLHLISISKARPFLLRIVDACEKIDGAYSMVFATEDKLVAVRDPYGFRPLVMGKRSNGAIVFTSETYALDLIEATYERVVLPGLGGVALLSFKAAWFPKNIEHPYGHGKFETLGALGISGVLLATVGGIGWHAS